A region of the Thermogladius calderae 1633 genome:
AGTAGTCCTTAAAGCACTCCGCAGACGTCTTCATGAGGTCTTCGAGGCTCCTCACGACCTTACCTTCGACATCGGCGACGGCTCTCCCGGTGAGCAGCAGGTAGGATAGTTCAATAACGTTCAGGACTAGGACGTCACCGCTTTTCTCTCCAAACCACTTCTCCTCGAGCTCTTGAACGTTACTGTCCTCTACAATACCTGTACAAGAGCTCTTGTCTACCCTTACAACTACGCTCATTGAGCATACCTTAAAATAGTCTTCTTGAAATCACTTACACTTAACAAGGTGTTATAATGTATACGTACAAGTACCCTCTAACAGTCAAGGCTGTGTGGTGGGACGAGACCAAGCGTGAGGTTTGCTGGATAAACACTCTGAAACTCCCGTTCGAGGAAGAGGTTATATGTAGTAACGACCCCGTAAGAGTGGCCAAGGCTATCGTCGAGATGGAAGTAAGGGGTGCTCCAGCAATAGGCGTCATAGCCGCTCTCGCTGTAGCGGCGTACGCCAATAAGCTGGCCTCGGAAAACAGTCCTAATGTCGTGGAAAAGCTGAACGAGGCCATCGACCTGCTGTGGAGAACTAGGCCGACAGCTTACAACTTGTTCTGGGCTCTCGAGAGGATGAGGAAGAGGCTTGTGGCCTCGGCTGGGTTGAGCCCACGTAGTCTGGCGGGCGACCTCACGGAGGAGGCCTTGAGCATTCTAAACGAGGATATCGAGGCAAACATAAAAATCGGCGAGTACGGGGCGGATCTAGTGCCGGAAGGAGCAACTATACTCACACACTGTAACGCCGGCGCCCTAGCCACGTCGGCTTTCGGGACGGCAGAGGCGATAATGCGCGTTGCGTGGTATAGGGGGAAGAAGATAAAGGTGATAGCGACCGAGACAAGACCTCTACTCCAGGGAGCACGGCTGACCGTCTGGGAACTGGTGAAGGAGGGTATACCCGTTACGCTGATAACAGACAACATGGCCGGCTACGTTATACGAAAAGGGCTGGTAGACCTAGTGATAGTCGGGGCAGACAGGATAACTCGCGAGGGCTACGTGGTGAACAAAATAGGCACCTACATGATTGCTCTCGCCGCGAAGAGGAACAACGTGCCCTTCTACGTCGCCGCCCCGACTAGCACGATAGACTTGAAGTCGGGTATCAGAGATGTAGTGATCGAGGAGAGGAACCCCATGGAAGTGAAAACAGTTATGGGGAGACTCATAACACTCGAGAACGTCAAAGCGTTGAACTACGCCTTCGACGTAACGGACCCCGACCTCGTAACAGCTATTATAACCGAGAAGGGTGTTGTGTACCCGCCTTTCGAAGAGAACCTGAGGAAAACAGTAGAGAGGTAACTCCTAGAGGCATGTTCATAGCTAGACCCCCTAGGGCTTTACTACTACTGGCCACCGAGCTCTCCCTAGTGGCTTTCTACGTATACTACTTTTATAAAACAGGGTTATCGGGAGGGCACCTGGCTCTCCTCCAGGTCGTTACACTGGCCCCCGTTGTAGCCGTAGTTGTTGCTGTTGTATACGGCTTGATCGCCTCGATACTCTACACATCAGTAGTACTCGGCGCCCTCAATAGCGTTTGGCTCTACTTCCTAGTAGTGTACTCTACGAGCAGTGCCGAACACGCGTCATTAGATAACTTGGTGTACCTAGCGACCGGGGCGGGTATCTCCCTGTACTTCGTCTACTATAAGCTGCTACACGTTGACGTCTTGAAGTACCTTCCGGGCTCTCTAAGTGCTATCAGCTACGTTGGAAAGCGTGGTTGGGCTGTCTTCGTAGAACCTCTTCCTATGTACTTCTACTCGTTAGCCGTCTTCAACATAGTGAGCTTCTACGCTTCTGTTATCACAGGCCTCCCCCTGAATGTTCTGCCCATACTACCAGCTAATATCGTCCTAGGAGTTATCACGGCCTGCATCTATAACGCCGTCCACGCGGAAGGTTACGGGGGTGTTCAGCTGGCTAAATCGATGGAGCTAGCCGCTGTGTCGTCCTCGGGGCTATTGGCACCCCCAATTCTGTTAACCGACTTCCTCTACAGCCTCTCGGTTAACGTGGGCTACAGATTTAGGGGTGTGAGCGGACTGGTGAGCGAGAACGGCCTTAACCTAGGGACCGGGCTAGGCGTGGCACGTAGAGGCAGGAGGATATGCCCCGTGGAGCTAAAGGGGTTCGAAGAACCTGCAGAAGACTGGTACTGGGCCTGTTTAGGAGCCCCTCTCAAGCTGGATCCTGGAAAACTCGTTAACTCTCACATGATAGTGGTCGGGTCCTCGGGTATGGGTAAGACCACGTTTGTCAAAGGGTTCATAAAAGATATCGCTAGTCGAGGACACGTAGACGTGCTAATATTCGACCCTCACAACGAGTACGTAGACCTGCTCGAGACCCTGGGAGCTAGAAGTATTAATCCTAGGCAGATGGGGATAAACATCCTCTACCTGGGCCTTAGCCCCCCTAGAGAGAGGGCGCGTAGACTGGCGGACGTAGTTTCCAGCTTCTTTAATTTGGGCCCACTCCAGCGCAGAGCGCTCGAGGAATTGATAGTAAAGGCGTACGAGAGGAAGGGTATAGTTGACGAGGACGAGAGAACTTGGACAAGGGAGCCACCCTCGTTAAGAGACCTAGTCGAGATTTGCGAGTCCGAGTCCTTTGAAAAACCCTCCTGCTCATCTATACTCCCATACGTGAAGACCCTAGAGGAGGCCTTCTCCCGACCACACACAGCACGCGGGGGTTCGTGGACGCTTGAAGGGAGCGCGGTCATAAACTTATCAGATATACCAGACGATTACACTAGGTTCATCTACGTGGACACCATCCTCCAGCTTGTATTGAGCGAGATGTACTCTAGGTCTGTAAAACGAAGGCTAGCCATAGTTCTCGACGAGGCGGCTCTGTTAATGAGGAGCAGGGCCGTCGAAGACGTAATGTCGAGACTGTACATGGAGAGCAGGAAGTTTGGCTTCAGCGTGATATTGGTTGTTCAAAACCCATACTTGCTACCGGAGTCCATAATAGTCAACTCGGGTATAAGAGTGGTGTTTGGTCTCGGCGAGCCGAGGAGTGTTAGTTACGCTGCTAGAATCCTGTCACCTGGTGGGCCGCCAGGTAGGAGTAGGCTAGTCGAGAAGACTCTAGTCAATCTTAAGCCCGGATACTACCTGGTAGGGCTACTAGGGAGTGAAAATATATTCCTTGTATCTAGATATAAACCAACTTGCTGAGGTGTGGCTCATGATCTACGAGGAGGAGAGCGAAGAGCTTACCGAAGCAACGGAGCCGGCTACCGAAGAGTTAGCGGAAGAGGAGGCCGAGGAAGTCGAAGTAACGCCTAGTAAGATAGCAATGCTAGAGCAGTTAGTCGATATCACGCGTAAGTGGGAGCGAGTAATAGCCGGGGAGGAGAGCTTAGAGTCGTTGAAGTCAGTTGCTAGCCTACCGGTGGTTACGAAGACCGTGAGAAAGAAAAAAGCCAAGAAGAAGAAAGCAGCCACGCCCAAGAAAAGCAGAAAAGTGGAGAGCAAGAAGAAAAAGACGAGGACTAAGCGTAAGGGTAAGAAAGGAGAGTCTAGTTCTTAGATGCTCTGTCTTTCTATAGTTACGTCAACGTAGCCTATCTTCCCTAGTGCCTCTTTTATAAGTTCTATCCTGGTCCTCCGATCGAATACTATCTCGACGTATTCGCCCCCGTTCTTAGTCAGCCTCAGCTTCTGAACTACGGTGTACCCTCTCAGAGACTCCGCGGGGTCTTTAGGGGGGAATACGAACTCCTCGAACCTCTTCCTGCTTAACCTGTAGTACTCCTCGAAGTTGCTCACAATTCTAATAGACTCTGATAGGTTCCTCGAAGGGCCCATAGCCTCGGCTAGTGTGCTCAGCAATCGTATAGCGCTCTCCTTGTCTAGAACCACGTGTGGTGACCCCGCGAAGTCGACTACGACTTTGATCTGCATTGTTTACTACCCTTACTAGGCTTGCGGATGCCTGCTTTTAATGCAAGCTTATAACAATACTGGAGTTTATAATTTAGTGAAGGTGCGCTACTTGTTTAGGGCGACATACCCGTCTGGTAGCAAATTCAAGTCTATAGCCTCGGCGATAGTCAAGATCACGGATGAAGCGCCTTTCTACATTAAACCTGAGGCTCTCGAGGTAAAGGTGTTCAGTCCTGACAAAACAGCAATGATCATAGTTAAGATACCGAGCGTGGCTTTCGAGGAGTACAATTTCGAAGTAGAAGACTACTTCGTCGTGTCCTCAACGGATCTTAACAGAGTTCTCAGGAGAGGGAGTAGAACAGATATCTTAGTACTGGAACTCGATAAATCGGTTGGTGTACTGAAGACGATCTTCAGGAACAAAAAGACTGGCGTGGAGAGGACGTTTTTCGTAGAGCTTAAGCAGAGTATACCAGAGGAGGTGCCAGACCTCGACATCGAGTTAGGAGTCACAGTGACAATGTTGGCCAGCGACTTCAAGCTACTCATACGAGACTTGAAAACCGTGGGCGATTACGCCACTTTCCACTTTAGAGAAAACAAGCTCCACGTGTATTCGGGCGAGCAACAAAAGGAGTACAGGGCAATACTCGAGGAAGGCTCCCCCCTCATCTCTGTGGCTTCGACCGTGGAGGAAGCGAAAGCCAGCTACAGCATCGACCTACTGAGGCTAGCTACCAGGGCGGCCTCGGCGTCTAAGAATATCACGTTCTCATTCGACAACGACAAGCCCATGAAGATAGTCTTCGAGCTTGAAGGAGGAGGGTCCATCACATACTGGTTGACCCCCAGAGTCGAGTAGAGCTACTTTCCTTCTTCAAGCTTGGAGAGTAGGTCTAGTAGAGCCTCCTTACCCGCGGTCTTGCGCGAGGGTCTCGTTGCGGGCCTCAGCTCGAAGGCGAACTTCCACACGGGGTTGGGGCAAACAGACCTATTCATGCAGGCAAGGCAACAATGCGGGCAGACATAGTTGCCGGGAAACATTGTGCACTCTCTAGTGGCGTTGTGCTGCCCGCAGAAGTCACACCTTTCCCAGTAAATGGTCAACTAGACCACCACTCGTTCACCTTTACAACTATAGGAACTCAGTGTAATAAAGAGTGGTACCCTTGTAGATAAGCACAAATGCATACGTTTGAAACATAGAACATTATACGCGTATATAAGATTTTTAATGCTGGCGAGACATGGTTCTTCATTGGTGGACTAATGCTTGAAATAGTGTTTATAGGACGAGGGGGGCAAGGAGCTGTAACAGCTGCCAACATTCTCGTCGAGGCCGCTATGATAGAAGGCCTACACGCTCAGGGCTTTCCCTTTTTCGGGGCCGAGAGAAGAGGGGCCCCGGTGGCAGCTTATGCGAGGGTAGATAAGAAGCCGATTTTGAGGCACGGCATGTTCAACACGGCGGACGTCGTGGTGGTACTGGATGGCAAGCTTGTCCAGCAGGACTACGCATCACAGTTCACCCTTAGGGATAAGGGAGTTCTCGTGTTGAACTCCCCGCACACCCAAATACCCAGAGACCTCAAGCTACGCTTCGAAGGAGACTACTCCATATACGTTGTAAACGCTACAGAGATCGCGGTTAAAAACAAGTTAGTTATAGCTGGCTGGCCCGTAGTCAATACGGGTATGTTGGGGGCGCTCTCTAGGGCTATAGGAGTAGTGTCTAAGAACGCGGTGGTGGAGGCTGTGAAGAGGTACTTCGGGGGGAGGGTAGGCGAGGTCAACGCGAAGGCCTCGGAGGATGCTTATGAACAGACTGTTAGGGTGGTCTGATGAAGGTCATAGTTGAGCCTTCGAAGTACAGGTTGCCCATCGCGAGACCTCTTGTCGGGGTAGCGGGGAAGACGGGTACTTGGAGGCTCGAGAGACCAGTAGTAGACAATAACAAGTGCACGAGGTGCTACCTGTGCGAAATACATTGCCCTGTCAACGTTATTAGGGTCGAACCCGACGCTGGAGTCTCGATCGACTACGACTACTGTAAGGGGTGTGGTCTGTGCGCGGATGTCTGTCCTGTTCTCGCGATTAAAATGGTCCCGGAGGAGTGAGGACCGTGGGGTTGAAACTAGTCTTAACAGGCAACTACGCCTTGGCGTACGCGGCCAAAGTTGCTAGAGTAAACGTCGTGGCAGCCTACCCTATCACGCCTCAGACGAGCGTGGTAGAGAAGTTGGCAGAGTTCATAGAGGAGGGCGAGCTAGACGCCGTAATGATAAGGGTCGAGTCGGAGCACTCAGCACTAGCCGCCTGTTTCGGGGCGGCCCTTGCCGGGGCGAGGGTATTTACAGCCACGAGTAGTCAGGGACTCTTGTACATGCACGAGGTGGTCCACTGGGCTTCGAGGGCCCGCGCCCCCATTGTCATGGGTATTGTTACGAGGACACTAGGCCCCCCGTGGAACATTTGG
Encoded here:
- a CDS encoding DNA polymerase sliding clamp; the encoded protein is MRYLFRATYPSGSKFKSIASAIVKITDEAPFYIKPEALEVKVFSPDKTAMIIVKIPSVAFEEYNFEVEDYFVVSSTDLNRVLRRGSRTDILVLELDKSVGVLKTIFRNKKTGVERTFFVELKQSIPEEVPDLDIELGVTVTMLASDFKLLIRDLKTVGDYATFHFRENKLHVYSGEQQKEYRAILEEGSPLISVASTVEEAKASYSIDLLRLATRAASASKNITFSFDNDKPMKIVFELEGGGSITYWLTPRVE
- a CDS encoding 2-oxoacid:acceptor oxidoreductase family protein → MLEIVFIGRGGQGAVTAANILVEAAMIEGLHAQGFPFFGAERRGAPVAAYARVDKKPILRHGMFNTADVVVVLDGKLVQQDYASQFTLRDKGVLVLNSPHTQIPRDLKLRFEGDYSIYVVNATEIAVKNKLVIAGWPVVNTGMLGALSRAIGVVSKNAVVEAVKRYFGGRVGEVNAKASEDAYEQTVRVV
- a CDS encoding ATP-binding protein; translated protein: MFIARPPRALLLLATELSLVAFYVYYFYKTGLSGGHLALLQVVTLAPVVAVVVAVVYGLIASILYTSVVLGALNSVWLYFLVVYSTSSAEHASLDNLVYLATGAGISLYFVYYKLLHVDVLKYLPGSLSAISYVGKRGWAVFVEPLPMYFYSLAVFNIVSFYASVITGLPLNVLPILPANIVLGVITACIYNAVHAEGYGGVQLAKSMELAAVSSSGLLAPPILLTDFLYSLSVNVGYRFRGVSGLVSENGLNLGTGLGVARRGRRICPVELKGFEEPAEDWYWACLGAPLKLDPGKLVNSHMIVVGSSGMGKTTFVKGFIKDIASRGHVDVLIFDPHNEYVDLLETLGARSINPRQMGINILYLGLSPPRERARRLADVVSSFFNLGPLQRRALEELIVKAYERKGIVDEDERTWTREPPSLRDLVEICESESFEKPSCSSILPYVKTLEEAFSRPHTARGGSWTLEGSAVINLSDIPDDYTRFIYVDTILQLVLSEMYSRSVKRRLAIVLDEAALLMRSRAVEDVMSRLYMESRKFGFSVILVVQNPYLLPESIIVNSGIRVVFGLGEPRSVSYAARILSPGGPPGRSRLVEKTLVNLKPGYYLVGLLGSENIFLVSRYKPTC
- the mtnA gene encoding S-methyl-5-thioribose-1-phosphate isomerase, which encodes MYTYKYPLTVKAVWWDETKREVCWINTLKLPFEEEVICSNDPVRVAKAIVEMEVRGAPAIGVIAALAVAAYANKLASENSPNVVEKLNEAIDLLWRTRPTAYNLFWALERMRKRLVASAGLSPRSLAGDLTEEALSILNEDIEANIKIGEYGADLVPEGATILTHCNAGALATSAFGTAEAIMRVAWYRGKKIKVIATETRPLLQGARLTVWELVKEGIPVTLITDNMAGYVIRKGLVDLVIVGADRITREGYVVNKIGTYMIALAAKRNNVPFYVAAPTSTIDLKSGIRDVVIEERNPMEVKTVMGRLITLENVKALNYAFDVTDPDLVTAIITEKGVVYPPFEENLRKTVER
- a CDS encoding 4Fe-4S binding protein, yielding MKVIVEPSKYRLPIARPLVGVAGKTGTWRLERPVVDNNKCTRCYLCEIHCPVNVIRVEPDAGVSIDYDYCKGCGLCADVCPVLAIKMVPEE